In Iodobacter fluviatilis, one DNA window encodes the following:
- a CDS encoding FecR family protein, which yields MFKFTFICGLLLSSALWAAETPIAYVKNVNGEASVTTGGKVVKAEVGTAVMQGSVLKTGAKSSMGLTFKDETIMSFGPDTQLTVDEYLYSPAQGKLSLVSMMAKGTMNYVSGVIAKLQPDAVAIKTPAGIIGVRGTQFVVKVEE from the coding sequence ATGTTTAAATTCACTTTTATTTGCGGGTTGTTATTATCCTCTGCCCTATGGGCGGCTGAAACACCGATTGCCTATGTGAAAAATGTGAATGGTGAGGCCTCGGTCACAACGGGGGGGAAGGTGGTCAAAGCAGAGGTTGGCACGGCTGTTATGCAAGGCAGTGTATTAAAAACCGGTGCTAAAAGCAGTATGGGGCTTACATTTAAAGACGAAACCATTATGTCTTTTGGTCCGGATACCCAGCTAACCGTGGATGAATACCTGTATTCACCTGCTCAGGGCAAGCTTAGCCTCGTCAGTATGATGGCAAAGGGCACCATGAATTACGTATCTGGTGTGATTGCAAAATTGCAGCCAGATGCGGTTGCGATTAAAACACCCGCCGGTATTATTGGTGTGCGGGGCACACAATTTGTAGTCAAAGTCGAGGAATAA
- a CDS encoding CHASE2 domain-containing protein, with protein sequence MGLILLLADPALLQSLRNNMFDQYQRWSPRENTDDSVRIIDIDDESLARMGQWPWPRKQVAEITDRLHGAGAVAIGFDVVFAESDRTTPRAMANLWALNGPLRSELEALPDHDQMFAQSIRKAPVVLGFTVQRERPPQDEIHIPARPFRYIYAGPQPVRWLHSFQSAILARSEFESAASGNGALNFVPDSDGVVRRIPLLLRVANESVPSLDAEILRVAQGEKNYILKSQENGQGISEIRIGRYTIPTTENGEVWMHYAPSSPSRYLPAWQLFTGQIPKEQLQGKMVLVGSSAQGLMDLRFSPLGRILPGVEAHAQLLEQISSGHILQRPAWARIAEILATLAGCLAIGLMAVRTRALHAASITAALLLCLQLGAWYAFTEYALLINAVTPSLIFTATFIAGSLLHHWMSEREQRWIKQAFSRYVSPNRVSHLIEHPDSMALGGRRQECSFIFTDLADFTSLMESIDPAQAVVLLNDYLDQMIAIAFKHEGTLDRIVGDAVAIMFSAPMPQADHRARALSCALEMDEFASQYSKALNAKGLHFGLTRIGIHSGEVIVGNFGGSTIFDYRALGDPVNTAARLESVNKHLGTHICISEATLSGCPDAQTRPVGRLVLKGKNKALQVFEPLTPSRLADYAGLEAYESAYQAMAQKSPDAIHQFNEMAQRYPNDPLVLLHQQRLNRGEQGDLIVMTEK encoded by the coding sequence ATGGGCTTAATCCTGCTATTAGCCGACCCAGCCCTTTTGCAATCACTGCGTAATAATATGTTTGATCAGTACCAGCGCTGGTCACCCAGAGAAAACACGGATGATTCAGTCCGTATTATTGATATCGACGATGAAAGTCTTGCCCGCATGGGGCAATGGCCTTGGCCACGAAAACAAGTTGCCGAAATAACAGATCGCTTGCATGGCGCGGGCGCAGTAGCCATTGGCTTTGATGTGGTATTTGCAGAATCGGACCGCACTACGCCCCGCGCCATGGCCAATCTCTGGGCGCTCAATGGCCCCTTACGCAGCGAGCTTGAAGCCCTTCCCGATCATGATCAGATGTTTGCACAAAGCATCAGAAAAGCGCCGGTTGTGCTTGGCTTTACGGTGCAGCGCGAGCGGCCACCCCAAGATGAAATACACATACCTGCCCGCCCTTTTCGCTATATTTACGCCGGGCCGCAGCCAGTGCGCTGGCTGCATTCATTTCAAAGCGCCATTCTAGCCCGCTCAGAATTTGAAAGCGCAGCCAGTGGCAATGGCGCGCTTAATTTTGTGCCCGACAGTGATGGTGTCGTTCGCCGTATTCCACTTTTACTGCGTGTTGCCAACGAATCTGTCCCATCACTGGATGCAGAAATTCTGCGCGTGGCTCAGGGCGAAAAAAACTATATTTTAAAATCGCAGGAAAATGGCCAGGGGATCAGCGAAATACGAATTGGCCGCTATACAATCCCCACCACCGAAAATGGTGAAGTCTGGATGCACTACGCCCCCTCTAGCCCCAGCCGCTATTTACCTGCATGGCAGCTGTTCACCGGGCAAATTCCTAAAGAGCAATTACAAGGCAAAATGGTGCTAGTGGGCAGCTCGGCCCAGGGGCTGATGGACCTGCGTTTTAGCCCGCTTGGCCGCATCCTTCCCGGCGTAGAGGCACACGCTCAGCTCCTAGAGCAAATCAGCTCCGGCCATATTTTGCAACGCCCTGCATGGGCCAGAATCGCCGAAATACTGGCCACACTGGCAGGCTGCCTTGCTATCGGCCTGATGGCCGTCAGAACCCGCGCACTGCATGCAGCCAGCATTACGGCAGCCTTACTTTTATGCTTGCAGCTGGGTGCGTGGTATGCATTTACCGAATACGCACTGCTGATTAACGCAGTGACCCCATCGCTGATTTTTACCGCAACATTTATTGCGGGCAGCCTATTGCATCACTGGATGAGCGAGCGAGAACAACGCTGGATTAAACAGGCATTTTCCCGCTATGTATCGCCAAACCGCGTCAGCCATCTAATTGAACATCCTGATTCAATGGCTTTGGGCGGCAGGCGGCAGGAATGCAGTTTTATTTTTACCGATCTGGCCGATTTTACCTCGCTGATGGAAAGTATCGATCCAGCCCAAGCGGTGGTCTTACTGAATGATTATCTAGACCAGATGATTGCCATCGCTTTTAAACATGAGGGCACGCTGGACCGGATTGTGGGCGATGCAGTTGCCATTATGTTTTCTGCCCCCATGCCGCAAGCCGACCACCGCGCCCGCGCCTTAAGCTGCGCCCTAGAAATGGATGAATTTGCCAGCCAGTATTCCAAAGCACTGAATGCCAAAGGACTGCATTTTGGCCTGACCCGTATCGGCATTCACTCCGGCGAGGTGATTGTGGGCAACTTTGGCGGCTCCACTATTTTTGACTATCGCGCCCTAGGTGATCCAGTTAACACCGCAGCTCGTTTAGAAAGTGTAAACAAACATCTGGGCACACATATCTGCATCTCAGAAGCCACTTTATCCGGCTGCCCGGATGCGCAGACCCGCCCGGTTGGACGTTTAGTCCTTAAAGGAAAAAACAAAGCATTGCAGGTTTTTGAGCCTCTCACCCCGTCGCGTCTCGCTGACTATGCCGGGCTTGAAGCTTACGAAAGTGCTTATCAGGCCATGGCTCAAAAATCACCGGATGCTATCCACCAATTTAACGAGATGGCCCAACGCTACCCCAATGATCCCTTAGTCCTACTGCATCAGCAAAGGCTAAACCGGGGAGAGCAAGGCGATTTAATTGTTATGACAGAAAAATAG
- a CDS encoding OmpA family protein: MRLNQLKGFTGSFLLFVAVLLQGCASNSYVVLLENPNGHTGAVQVKGEQGEQLINIAGYGAALDGSEVPAPVDADQIQEDFGEAMAARPKIPKHYLLYFQVDTMLTEASEMLLPEIIAEAKKWPAVDISVVGHTDTLGSAAINEELALVRANLVAEWLKQKGLEYHALTVESHGERNLLVMTPDETLEPRNRRVEISIR, from the coding sequence ATGCGCTTGAATCAGCTTAAGGGATTTACAGGCTCATTTTTATTGTTTGTAGCGGTATTGCTACAGGGCTGTGCTTCAAACTCTTATGTTGTGCTGCTTGAAAACCCTAATGGTCACACCGGTGCGGTGCAGGTAAAGGGTGAACAGGGAGAGCAACTGATTAATATTGCTGGATATGGTGCCGCGCTGGATGGATCAGAAGTGCCTGCCCCTGTGGATGCAGATCAGATTCAGGAAGACTTTGGCGAAGCCATGGCGGCACGGCCTAAAATTCCTAAGCATTACCTCTTGTACTTTCAAGTAGATACCATGCTGACAGAAGCATCTGAAATGCTGTTGCCAGAAATTATCGCCGAGGCAAAAAAATGGCCAGCGGTAGATATCTCTGTGGTGGGGCATACCGATACCTTAGGAAGTGCGGCCATTAATGAAGAGCTGGCTCTGGTCAGGGCGAATTTAGTGGCTGAGTGGTTAAAGCAAAAAGGGCTTGAATATCATGCCCTGACGGTGGAATCGCATGGCGAGCGCAATTTGCTGGTGATGACGCCAGATGAAACACTGGAGCCAAGAAACAGGCGGGTTGAGATTTCAATTCGCTGA